The Halanaerobium praevalens DSM 2228 genome contains a region encoding:
- a CDS encoding precorrin-2 dehydrogenase/sirohydrochlorin ferrochelatase family protein — protein MNFYPINLKLEDKKVLIVGAGKVALRKFKRLSTTTAQIKVVSPDFNPGFDPYLAQNRDRYIFLKRKFKKEDLIKQDLIFIATNKTELNKEIAFLAKKQKALINVADNSAKSDFNVPALFKRGDLNLTISSGGNLPALAKNIRKKLENQFGIEYSILLEIMAEKRSMIISEIENSKLRKKIFRELASTSFLTEIRQIIDKEQANLLELKKEDYQQIITNINNLISEKIKEIKIEFDNNY, from the coding sequence TTGAACTTTTATCCTATTAATTTAAAACTAGAGGATAAAAAAGTTTTAATTGTAGGTGCTGGTAAAGTAGCACTACGTAAATTTAAACGTTTAAGTACTACTACTGCTCAAATTAAAGTAGTTAGTCCAGATTTCAATCCCGGATTTGATCCATATTTAGCTCAAAATAGAGATAGATATATATTTTTAAAAAGAAAATTTAAAAAAGAAGATTTAATTAAGCAGGATCTAATTTTTATAGCAACAAATAAAACTGAGTTAAATAAAGAGATAGCCTTTTTAGCTAAAAAACAAAAGGCTTTAATAAATGTAGCTGATAATTCTGCTAAATCAGATTTTAATGTACCAGCTCTGTTTAAAAGAGGAGATTTGAACTTAACTATTTCTAGTGGCGGTAATTTACCTGCTTTAGCTAAAAATATTAGAAAAAAATTAGAAAATCAATTTGGCATTGAATATAGTATTTTGTTAGAGATTATGGCAGAAAAAAGATCAATGATTATTTCTGAAATAGAAAATTCTAAATTAAGAAAAAAAATATTTAGAGAATTAGCTTCTACTAGTTTTCTAACTGAAATTCGGCAGATAATTGATAAAGAGCAAGCAAATTTATTAGAGTTAAAAAAGGAAGATTATCAGCAAATAATTACTAACATTAATAATCTAATCTCAGAAAAGATAAAAGAAATTAAAATAGAGTTTGATAATAATTATTAA
- the cobC gene encoding alpha-ribazole phosphatase has product METELYLLRHGQTDWNKQSIFQGQTDIELNETGIAEAKKAATIFTEIKLDHIYSSDLKRAQKTASFVAAQKNLDVQEDINIREMNFGDWEGLKFDQIKEQYKEELKAWQDDPLQNPPSNGEQMLDFKKRIVNFFNQIIEKNKGDKILVVTHGGVIKLYLSVVLGSELADFWQFQIDNCSVTELKIYDDSIILSKLNFTNDLK; this is encoded by the coding sequence ATGGAAACTGAATTATACTTATTAAGACATGGTCAAACGGATTGGAATAAACAATCTATTTTTCAAGGCCAAACAGATATTGAATTAAATGAAACAGGTATTGCTGAAGCTAAAAAAGCTGCTACTATTTTTACTGAAATTAAGCTTGATCATATTTATAGTAGTGACTTAAAAAGAGCTCAGAAGACCGCTTCTTTTGTGGCTGCTCAAAAGAATTTAGATGTTCAAGAAGATATTAATATTAGAGAAATGAATTTTGGTGATTGGGAAGGTTTAAAATTTGATCAGATTAAAGAACAATATAAAGAAGAATTAAAAGCTTGGCAAGATGATCCACTGCAGAATCCTCCTTCAAATGGTGAACAAATGCTTGATTTTAAAAAGAGAATTGTTAACTTCTTTAACCAAATAATCGAAAAAAACAAAGGTGATAAAATTTTAGTTGTTACTCATGGTGGAGTAATCAAATTATATCTATCAGTTGTTTTAGGAAGTGAATTAGCAGATTTTTGGCAGTTTCAAATTGATAACTGCTCAGTAACTGAACTTAAAATTTATGATGATAGTATTATTTTAAGTAAATTAAATTTTACAAATGACTTAAAATAA